Within the Catalinimonas niigatensis genome, the region TACAGCAGCTAGAACAGGATAATGATTATCTAAAGCATTATATAGCATTAGATGATATAGATATTTGGGGAGCTATTAAACAGTGGATACATCATCCGGATAAGGTGCTGTCAGAATTAAGTTGCCGCCTGCTGGAACGACGATTGTTCAGAATTAAATTGAGCAATGAACCAATCAAAGACAAAGAAATAGAGGCGTTAGCGAAGTTGGTTTTAGAAACTTTGAAAATATCTAAGCGGGAGTTAAAATATTTCATGGTGCATGGCAGCATCAGTAATGCTGCCTATGTTTCGAACGGCCAAAAGATCAATATAATTACCAAAGAGGGCAAGATTTTTGACATAGCTCAGGCATCTGACTTGCCTAATATTAAGGCAATGAGCAAAATTGTCAAAAAATACTATCTATGCTGGCCCAAAGATGTAAATTTGCGCCACAACAGCATAGCATATTCCTAATAAAACCTTATTGAATGATAGAATTTAGTATTGATTATATTGCAAATTTGCTAAACGGCGAGGTTGAAGGAGATGGCTCTGTCAAAATTAGCCAATTGGGAAAAATAGAGGACGCTCAAGCAGGGGCAATCTCATTTCTTTCTAATCCTAAATACGAATCCTCAATTTATTCAACACATGCCAGTGCTGTCATCGTCAACAAAGAATTTCATCCTAAAAAACAAATTAACACTACCCTTATCCGTGTAGATGATCCTTACCTGAGTTTTACTGCTTTATTAGAAGAATATCATAAACTGATTAATTCTCAGAAAACAGGAGTAGAAGAACCTGCTTTTATTAGCGAAAATGCTGAAGTGGGTCAGGATACCTATCGTGGAGCCTTTTCCTATATAGGAGCTCACTGTAAGATTGGAAATAACGTCAAGATTTATCCTCATGCGTATATAGGAGACAATGTACAGATAGGCGATTATAGCATTATTCATAGTGGGGTCAAGATATATGCTGGGTGTATAGTAGGCTCACATTGCGTCATCCACGCCGGAGCGGTCATTGGCAGTGACGGTTTTGGTTTTGCTCCTCAGCCTGATGGCAGTTATAAAACGATTCCCCAAGTAGGTAATGTAGTGATAGGGCATCATGTAGATATTGGCGCCAACACTACAATAGATTGTGCTACTTTGGAGTCTACCATAATAGGTAATGGTGTGAAGCTTGACAATCTGATCCAAATTGCCCATAATGTTGAAATAGGAGATAATACGGTGATTGCAGCGCAAGCAGGAGTTTCAGGGTCTACCAAAATTGGAAAAAACTGCGTGCTGGCAGGGCAGGTAGGAGTAGTAGGGCATTTAAAGATTGGTGACAATAGCAAAGTAGGGGCACAGGCAGGCGTAGGAAAATCTTTGCCTCCGGGAAGCATTGAACTGGGTAGCCCAAGTTTTGACCGTAGTAAATATTTGCGGGTATATGCATCTTTTAAGAACCTTCCCGATTTAGTTGCCCGTATTCAACAACTAGAAAAAAAAGTATTAACTTTGTCCGGAAGCGAAAGCGAGGAATAATTAATGATGAATATCAGACAACACACAATCAAGAAGTCTATTACTGTCTCTGGAGTGGGACTACATACTGGCGTAAGTGCAAATATGACTTTTCTGCCTGCCAAACCTAATCATGGAATCAAGTTTCAGCGAATTGATATTGAAGGACATCCTGTAGTTGATGCTGATGTAGATAATGTAGTAGATCTCTCCCGGGGTACTACCATTGAACAAAGTGGGGCACGTATCAATACAGTGGAACATACCCTGGCTGCTTTGGTAGGGATGGAAATAGACAATGTGCTTATTCAACTTGATGGACCTGAACCTCCTATCATGGATGGAAGTTCCAAAATGTTTGTAGATGCACTGATGGAGGCAGGTACTGAAGAGCAAAGTGCTTTGCGCAATTTCTTTGAAGTGAAGGAGGGTATATTCCATCGCGAACCTGCCCGAAATGTAGAGATTGCCGCCTTGCCTTTGGATGACTATCGCCTGACTGTAATGATTGATTATAATTCTCCGGTATTGGGTAGCCAGCATGCCTCTTTGAATGATATCAGCCAGTTTGCCAAGGAGATTTCTGCTTGCCGTACCTTCTGTTTTTTACATGAACTGGAGATGCTTTATCAGAATAATCTGATCAAAGGGGGTGATCTCAATAATGCTATTGTGGTGGTTGATCGCAAAGTGGAAGAGGGAGAACTCGATCATCTGGCAGGTTTGTTCAATAAGCCCAGAGTGGAAGTGAAGAGCGAAGGCATTTTGAATAATGTGGAGCTACGCTATAAAAACGAACCCGCCAGACACAAGCTGTTGGATATGGTGGGAGATCTGGCACTGGCCGGAAGGCCGCTCAAAGCACAGATTCTGGCTGCACGTCCCGGACATGCTGCCAATGTAGCTTTTGCTAAAAAACTTAAAAAAGCCATGAGGGAAAGTGCTAATAATGCGGTTCCTCAGTATGATCCTAAGCTTCCTCCAGTGCTCAATATCAATCAGGTGAGCCAGATGCTGCCCCATCGCTACCCCTTCCTGATGATAGACAAAATCTATTATCTGGATGATACAACGGTCTGCGGGATCAAGAATGTGACAATGAACGAGCCGTACTTTGAAGGACATTTCCCCGGAAACCCAGTGATGCCAGGGGTACTTCAGGTAGAAGCGATGGTGCAAACAGGCGGTATACTGGTACTTAATACTGTACCAGACCCTGAAAATTACTGGACTTACTTCCTGGCTATCGAAAGCTGTAGATTCAGAAAAATGGTATTACCTGGTGATGTACTTACGATTAAGTGCGAATTACTGGCTCCTATCAAAAGGGGAATTGCTAAAATGCGTGGAGAGGCCTACGTAGGTACTACGCTCGTATGTGAAGCAACAATGTCTGCAAGTATAGTAAGAAAAGACTCATGAACCAGCCCTTAGCCTATATTCACCCTGAAGCTAAAATAGCAAATAATGTCGTGATAGAGCCTTTCAGCACGATCTATAAAGATGTGGTGATTGACGAAGGGACCTGGATAGGTCCTAATGTTACTATCATGGAAGGAGCTCGTATCGGCAAGAACTGTAAGATATTCCCTGGAGCAGTGATTGCTGCAGTGCCTCAGGATCTGAAATTTGCCGGAGAAAAAACGACAGTTGTTATAGGAGACAATACCACGATCCGTGAATGTGTAACCATCAATCGCGGCACTGTTGATAAATACAAAACGGCGATTGGTACCAATGTGCTACTGATGGCTTATGTGCACATTGCCCATGACTGTGAGATACAGGATCATTGTATTCTGGCCAATGCCGTACAGGTAGCAGGGCACGTAAGTATAGACGAATATGCGTTTGTCGGTGGAGCTAGTGCTGTACATCAATTTGTAAAGATTGGTGCGCACTCCATCATTTCCGGAGGATCTTTGGTAAGAAAAGATGTTCCCCCTTACACCAGAGCAGCCCGTGAGCCCCTCGGATATGGAGGTATCAACTCCATAGGATTGAGACGGAGAGGCTTTACCAATGAAAAAATTAATGAGATTCAGGAGATATATCGTATCATTTATCTGAGTGGTATGAACAATACCTCAGCCTTAGACAAAATTGAGCTCAATATGACACCTTCCAAAGAACGTGATGAGATCTTGCGGTTTATTCGTGGCTCAGAACGGGGTGTGATGAAAGGCTTTGAACCTTCCTAAGCGTCCCTCCATTGATGCAAATTAAGGTCAATAATCTAGGTAAGAAATTTCAAAAGGAGTGGGTATTCAGAAACGTAAATCTGACTTTGGTACAGGGAGAACCTTATGTACTAATAGGGCCAAACGGCAGTGGGAAGTCTACCCTCATGCTGATCCTCAGTGGCCTGTTACCACCTTCGCAGGGAGAGGTAAGCTATCATAAAGAAGGGAAAGAGATTCCTGAAGATCAGTTTTATCTTTATCAGAGCATCGTAGCCCCATACGAAGAAGTAGTCGAAGAATTTACTCTAGAAGAATTACTGGATTTTCATTTTTCTTTTAAAAAAGCAGATGAGAACAAATCAATCGGGGATATCATGGAGTCGCTGTACCTGACCCAGGCCCGGCACAAGTATATCAGGCAGTTTTCATCAGGAATGAAGCAGAGACTCAAGCTAGGGCTTGCCTTTTATGCACAAAGCGATATTCTGTTTTTAGATGAACCCTGCTCAAATCTGGATGCAAAAGGCATTGAATGGTACCAGCAAGAAGTGAGAAAGGTGCAGCACGATCGTATCGTTGTGGTATGCTCAAACCAGCCTTACGAATATGAATTTGTCAAACATCAGATCAATATTGAGCAATATAAGTAGAGGAGCAGAATAATTTGAGCTTTGTAAGCTTTGGATAAAATTTTTGTGATAATCTTAGTTTAATTCGTGCATATTGCAATAAAATAAGTATTTGAACGTGCCTATAGCAGTAAAATCATGATTATGAAATATATCAATCGACTTTCGGCATTTGCAGCTGTACTAAGCCTCTTATTAATTTCCGCCTGTGGCGATGACACTCCTGACCCGACTACAGATCCCATCCCTGGTCAGGCAATCAGCGGAACCTGGTTTGTAGAAGAACCCAGTGATGTGACAGGGCCTGTTGCAGATCAGTTTTCAGATTTTATCATTACCATCACGGCTACTTCTTCAGAAGTAAATTACACTACAAATACGGAGCAAATAAATGCGGAACAAATAGTATTTCCTAAATTGGGTACTTTTGCTGTGGAGGAGAGTGATAATTTTACCAGTGGCGCCGATGTCATGCGTGGCCCGGATAATGTAAGTACAGAAATCACTTTGAGTGAAGGAGGAAATGTGATGACAATGGTATTTACTATTACCGGACTTAATGAAGAGAATGCAAGGGTAACGGAGGTTGCAGGAGAGTATGTATTTAGGCTTCAGAAGCAGCAACAGCAGCAGCAGTAAGAATCTGCTTACTTCAAAAAACTAAAAGCCGCTTCAATAGAGCGGCTTTTTTTGTGCTTATCTCAGTCTCACAATCGTTACTCCGGCACCGCCTCTTTCCACATGCTCATCCTGAACCTGGGCTACCCGCTCATGCCGGTGGAGGTAATCCCGGACGATTTCCCTGAGGATACCATTTCCTTTACCATGAATGATCCGCAACTCCTGCATACCAAACATGCTGGCGTCATCTACAAAGTTTTCCAAAGTGGGTAAGGCTTCTTCCGCACGTTTGCCCCTGATGTCCAGGTTGGTACTGAAATCTACCAGTTTTTTGTTGAGGTCCATACTGGCGGCAGAATAGCTTTTGGTCTCAGGAAGTACTTTTTTCAAAGATTTACGGGATACTTTTTCCAAGCGCTTTAGCTTGATGTTGGATTTGAGCGAGCCGATGAGGATCTCCGCCTGCTTGCCTTTGATCTGGATGACCTCTCCCAAAGCCCCATTGTCTTTGACGCGTATGGCATCGCCCTCTCTAATTTCCCCTTCTTCCCGCTCCAGGGTTTCTGTCCGGGTAGGTGCAACTTTTACTGGCTGAAGCTGCGTTTTCAGTTCTTCCAGTTCCTTGCGTGCAGTGCGGGTAGCCTCTTTTTCCGCTTTGTTTTCCTTGATGGAGCGGATGGTAGCCTCTATGCGCTGATTGGTATCACGCAGCAGTGTCTGTGCTTCCCGCTTGGCTTCATTGATGAGCTGTTTCCTCTGCCCGTCTATATACGCTTTCAGCTCTTCATACTCTTTGGATAGCGTAGTGAGTCGTTTTTCTTTGGCATTTAAATCCTGATTGAGGGATTGAAATTTATTTTTCTCCGTTTCCAGTTCGCTCAGCATCTTGTCAAACTCTACCTTTTCTACGCCAATATGCTCCTTGGCACGCTCAAGTACCTGCTGAGGTAAGCCTATCTTCTGAGCAATTTCCAGGGCAAAAGAACTACCCGGTTTGCCAATCTCCAGTTGAAAGAGCGGTTCCAGTTTCTCCGCATCAAAACGCATAGCACCATTGACCACTCCCGGAGCTTCATTAGCAAACTGCTTCAGATTGGTATAGTGCGTAGTAATGATCCCGAAGGTTTGGAGCGCATTCAGTTGCTCTAAAATAGCCTCGGCAATGGCTCCTCCAAACTGTGGCTCTGTTCCGGTACCAAATTCATCAATCAAAATGAGCGATCGCCTGTCAGTAAACTTGAGGAAGTAATCCATATTGGTGAGGTGCGAACTGTAGGTACTCAGGTCATTTTCTAATGACTGCTCATCCCCGATGTCAATGAAGATATTCTTGAAAATCCCGGCACGGGAGTGATCGGCCATAGGTACCAACATACCACATTGCAGCATATATTGGAGCAGCGCTACCGTTTTCAGACAGACTGACTTACCTCCCGCATTGGGTCCGGATATGATGAGAATTCGCTGCTCATCATCCAGTTTGACAGTCAGCGGTACAATCTTGCGTCCCTGTTGTTCCAGCGACATTTGCAGCAGGGGATGGCGCGCCATATGCCATTCTAACAAGCTTTTCTTTTCTAAAGATGGGCAGGAAGCATCAAAGCGTAAGCCAAATCTGGCCTTGGCACGGATGAAGTCTATCATGCCCAGAAAGTTGTAAGCGCTCTTCAAAGCCCGGATATGAGGGCGCACTTCATCAGTGAGGCTGATCAGTATCCTTACAATTTCGCGGCGTTCACGGTACTCCAGGTCACGAATTTCGTTGTTGATCTCCAAAACCTCGGCAGGTTCCAGATATACGGTTTGTCCGGTAGCGGATTCATCATGGATAAAACCTTTGATGCGACGCTTGTACTCGGCCAGCACGGGAATGACCATACGGCCTCCGCGTACGGTAAGACTGGCATCTTCGGGCGTAAAGCCCTGCTGCCTGGCCTGCCTCAGAATTTGGTCCAGCACCTTACGCAGGCGTACCTGCTCACTTTGCAGCATACGGCGGATGTCCTGCAAATCTTTGCTGGCATTGTTACGCATGTGGCCCTTCTCATCTATGATGCGGCCTATGCTTTTGAGCAGATTGGGGTCCAGCGATATAAAATCGCCCAGCTTCTTCAGTTCAGGGTAAGCATCTTCTTCATCTTCTTTAAAAAACTTAAGACAGCGAAAGATGGTATCCAGAGAGAGTTGTAGCTCATGAAATTCCTCTTCGGTCAGGAAAGTACCGGGTATTTTGGCTTTATCCAGGTGAGCATTGACATCTATGTAATGAGCAGAAGGAAAGCTCTCTTCCTGCACCAGTATCTTCCTGAATTCCTCAGTCTGGGCCAGTAGTTTGCTGATGAGTGAGAAATCATCTGAGAAATTCATCTTATCTACATAGGCTGTGCCCAGCGTGCTGCTGCAATGACTTTTGACCAGTTCACGTACGCTGTCAAAGCCAATTTTATCTTCAAGATTTTTAGGATATAACAAGGGATTAAATACTTTATTTCTTATGGATATTAGCATAAACCTGATGCCAGGATTTTAGTTCGCCTGATGGGCAAACACAGCATTACAGGTGAGAAAAATACAAAGATAAAGTTTAGAGCAGTTTTAAAAATTTTCTTTGCTATTTGAAGCTTGTTATGAACATTTAAAAGCAGATTGTTTACTTGCTTTGTTACTTTTTGTCATTGCCACAAAAAGTAACCAAAAAAGTCTAGAATCTCCGAACGCTTCCGCGCACTTCCCTTCGCACGCTCGCCGGATATTCGGGCCAACGCTCTAAACTACATCGCTTTATAAAAACAAAGATAAGTTCTAAAACTTACCTGACGCAGAAAAAGGAGGAGAGAAGATGTATTCGTTTTGCTGCTGAGATTGGGTGAAGGCGGTGCGCAACACTTTTCGAAATGATAAGGAGCATTTTGGAAAAGTTCAGTAACTTTTTTGAAACGGTCAGTACCTTTTTCGAAAAGATACTGACCATTTTTGGCCCTTTTTTCATGAAAAAAGCCTGTTCGTTAGTTAGTCCGAACAGGCTCATATACTTTTGTAAGTCAATTTACGCGATCATCCTCTATTGGCCAAAACCTGCTTTGATACAGGAGGTAATAAAGGAAAGAAAAATTACTAATTGCAGGCGCTACTTTTACGATCGTCTGACAGATGACAAAGCATCATGATCCTAATCCTTATATTGCAGCGCATGCTATGAAGAAAGACATCAAGGTGATTATTCCGGCTTTCAATGAGCAAAATTCCATTGCTAAAGTAGTCCGGGATATTCCTAAAGATTGGGTAAGTGAAATTATTGTGGTAGACAATAACTCAAAGGATGATACGCGGACTGCTGCACAAAGGGAAGGGGCTACCGTACTGGCAGAGGACCGGCAGGGTTACGGATATGCCTGCCTCAGGGGCATCGCTTACGTAAGTGAGCAGCAGGTGCCCCCAGACCTCATTGTGTTTATGGATGCGGACTATTCCGATTATCCGGAGGAACTGCCTGAAGTGGTCAGGCCAATACTGGAAGATGATATGGAACTGGTCATTGGCTCTAGGGCATTGGGTGAAAAAGAAAAAGGAGCGATGACTCCCCAGCAGGTATTTGGCAACTGGCTGGCTACCCGCCTGATGAAGCTTTTTTATGGTGCTACCTTTACCGACCTTGGTCCCTTTCGGGCAGTGACCTGGCAAGCTTTGCAGCAGATCAATATGCAGGACAAGACCTACGGCTGGACGGTAGAGATGCAACTCAAAGCGGTAAAGCTAGGTTTACGATATACAGAAGTGCCCGTGAAGTACCGAAAGAGAAGAGAGGGAGTCTCCAAAGTTTCAGGTACGCTGAAAGGTACCATACTGGCCGGTTACAAAATCCTCTGGACAATCTTCAGGTATAGGTAAATGTAACTAAGGGAGGTTTTTAAGGGTTGAATAGATGTTATGCCTGATAGCATGATCAAAGAATACGTTATTTTATGGAAATCCTGATTGCAATAGGATATTTACTCTGCTTACTCTTTATTTTTCTTTTCAGTCTGGGACAGTTACATCTGACCTGGCATTACCTGCGCCGTCTGAAAGAGAAAAAGACAGGCCCTGTCATGGCATTAGGTGAGTGGCCTGCGGTAACTATACAGCTGCCAATCTACAATGAACTCTATGTGGTAGAACGCCTCATTGATGCAGTGGCAAAGATAGACTACGCTCAGGACAAGCTGGAGATTCAGGTACTGGATGACTCTACTGACGAAACTGTAGCACTCATTGCCAATAAAGTAAATCAATATCAAAAACAGGGAATCAACATCCAGCATATCCGGCGTCCTGAGCGCAAAGGCTTTAAAGCGGGAGCACTGGCCTATGGGCTGGAGATAGCACAAGGTGCATTCATTGCTATCTTTGATGCTGACTTTTTACCTGCTCCAGACTTCTTGAAGAAAACGATCCCTCACTTCAGTCATGAGAAAGTAGGTGTAGTACAAACCCGCTGGGGACATGTCAACAAGGATTATTCCTTGCTTACCCGCTTGCAGGCTTTTGGCCTAGATGGTCACTTTACCATAGAACAAGGAGGCAGAAGTCATGCCGGTAGCTTTATCAATTTTAACGGTACCGGAGGTATCTGGAGGAAGACTTGCATTCTGGACGCCGGAGGCTGGTCGGATGATACCCTCACTGAAGATCTGGACCTGAGCTATCGGGCGCAGATGAAGGGCTGGGAGTTTACTTATCTGGAAGAGGTAGAGGCTCCGGCAGAACTTCCCATCCTGATGCCGGCCATCAAATCACAGCAGTTTCGCTGGAACAAAGGGGCTGCCGAATGTGCCCGTAAGCATCTGCTGCATATCTTTCAGGAAAATCCTCTCAGAAAAACAGGCTGGGTCAATCGTATGCATGCGGTCATGCATCTCTTCAATTCCTCGGTATTTCTGTTTCTGCTGCTGGGCGCCATCCTCAGCGTACCCATGCTGTTTATTAAGCAGCAGCATCCTTATCTGAATACTTTCTTTAAACTGGGCGCAGTCTTTGTAATCGGCTTCTTTTCTATCGGAATCTTTTACTGGATAGCTACCAGCCGTATCATCAAAGAACGTAAGCTCTGGTATTTTGTCAGGCACTATCCGCTCTTTTTAATCATTACGATGGGTCTATCCCTGCACAACGCATGGGCAGTAGCAGAAGGGCTGCTTGGCTTCAAATCTCCTTTTCTGAGGACACCCAAGTTCAATGTAAACAATGTACAAGGGGAATGGAAGAAGAATGTGTACCTCAACTACAAGGTAAGTCCCATCACCTGGCTGGAGCTTTTACTGGCCCTGTACTTCATTTTTGGGATGGTCTCGGCCTTTTTTGTAGCTGACTATGGTATGCTGCTCTTTCATAGCATGCTGGCTATTGGCTTTGCTGCGGTAGCCATCTATTCATTCATAGCACCCAAACATGCCTGATAAACGATCCATCGTTCTGCTGCTGCTGGCTACGCTACTGCTGGCCTGCATTTTCATCATGGTTTATAAGCTGGAACGTATTCAGACCTATCCACTGCTTTTTACCTACAGCCTGGCTTTTGCTGCTTATGTCGGGATTTACAAGTCAGTAAATCAGAAACATCAGATCTGGTGGCTACTGGGTATAAGTGTGTTGTTGCGTCTCCTTTTGCTTCCGGCGGTACCCAATCTCTCCGATGATATCTACCGGTTTATCTGGGACGGAAGATTGCTCATACAGAACATCCATCCCTTTGCCTACCTGCCATCAGAAATCATGGCGGAAGGTATTTATCTTCCATTGAAAGGAATAGATCAAACGCTTTTTCAACAACTCAATTCACCTGATTACTTTACCATTTATCCTCCGGTCAATCAAACCATATTTGCGCTGGCTGCCTGGTTATTTCCGGAGTCTATAATGGGGAGTGTGATCTTTATCAGAATGTTTGTCGTGCTGGCAGAGGTTGGAACCCTCTATTTGCTGTACCAACTTATACGGCAGCATGACCTCCCTCGCACAAGGGTATTGCTCTACGGACTCAATCCAATGATCATCATGGAACTGAGCGGAAATCTGCATTTTGAGGCTTTGATGATTTGTTTTTTGCTGCTGAGTTATTTTTTCTTAGAAAAGAACCGCTGGCTGCTTAGTAGTTTTTTCTTTGCGCTGGCCATTTGTACTAAGTTACTTCCATTGATCCTTTTGCCACTTTACTTATGGCGCCTAGGCATAAGGAATGCCATACGATTTTATGCCGCTACGGGAGTGATCACACTGCTTTTGTTTGCACCACTGCTCAACCTTGAGCTGATCAAAGGCATCAGCGAAAGCATAGGTTTGTACTTCCAGAAGTTTGAGTTCAACGCCAGTATTTATTATATCGTTCGGGAGATAGGCTATGTGGTGAAGGGCTACAATATCATCCAAACCGCAGGGATATGGCTGGCGATGAGTACTTTTATGGGAATTGTCTTTTTCTCTGTTGTGGAACGCCATGCTAAACTCCCTGTGGCCTGGCTTTGGATTTGGGTGATTTATCTGGCATTGTCTACTATCGTACATCCCTGGTACATCGCTCCACTGATTGCTTTTGGCATATTTACCCACTATCGCTTCATGATGGTATGGGCA harbors:
- a CDS encoding ABC transporter ATP-binding protein, producing MQIKVNNLGKKFQKEWVFRNVNLTLVQGEPYVLIGPNGSGKSTLMLILSGLLPPSQGEVSYHKEGKEIPEDQFYLYQSIVAPYEEVVEEFTLEELLDFHFSFKKADENKSIGDIMESLYLTQARHKYIRQFSSGMKQRLKLGLAFYAQSDILFLDEPCSNLDAKGIEWYQQEVRKVQHDRIVVVCSNQPYEYEFVKHQINIEQYK
- a CDS encoding endonuclease MutS2; the protein is MLYPKNLEDKIGFDSVRELVKSHCSSTLGTAYVDKMNFSDDFSLISKLLAQTEEFRKILVQEESFPSAHYIDVNAHLDKAKIPGTFLTEEEFHELQLSLDTIFRCLKFFKEDEEDAYPELKKLGDFISLDPNLLKSIGRIIDEKGHMRNNASKDLQDIRRMLQSEQVRLRKVLDQILRQARQQGFTPEDASLTVRGGRMVIPVLAEYKRRIKGFIHDESATGQTVYLEPAEVLEINNEIRDLEYRERREIVRILISLTDEVRPHIRALKSAYNFLGMIDFIRAKARFGLRFDASCPSLEKKSLLEWHMARHPLLQMSLEQQGRKIVPLTVKLDDEQRILIISGPNAGGKSVCLKTVALLQYMLQCGMLVPMADHSRAGIFKNIFIDIGDEQSLENDLSTYSSHLTNMDYFLKFTDRRSLILIDEFGTGTEPQFGGAIAEAILEQLNALQTFGIITTHYTNLKQFANEAPGVVNGAMRFDAEKLEPLFQLEIGKPGSSFALEIAQKIGLPQQVLERAKEHIGVEKVEFDKMLSELETEKNKFQSLNQDLNAKEKRLTTLSKEYEELKAYIDGQRKQLINEAKREAQTLLRDTNQRIEATIRSIKENKAEKEATRTARKELEELKTQLQPVKVAPTRTETLEREEGEIREGDAIRVKDNGALGEVIQIKGKQAEILIGSLKSNIKLKRLEKVSRKSLKKVLPETKSYSAASMDLNKKLVDFSTNLDIRGKRAEEALPTLENFVDDASMFGMQELRIIHGKGNGILREIVRDYLHRHERVAQVQDEHVERGGAGVTIVRLR
- a CDS encoding bifunctional UDP-3-O-[3-hydroxymyristoyl] N-acetylglucosamine deacetylase/3-hydroxyacyl-ACP dehydratase — translated: MNIRQHTIKKSITVSGVGLHTGVSANMTFLPAKPNHGIKFQRIDIEGHPVVDADVDNVVDLSRGTTIEQSGARINTVEHTLAALVGMEIDNVLIQLDGPEPPIMDGSSKMFVDALMEAGTEEQSALRNFFEVKEGIFHREPARNVEIAALPLDDYRLTVMIDYNSPVLGSQHASLNDISQFAKEISACRTFCFLHELEMLYQNNLIKGGDLNNAIVVVDRKVEEGELDHLAGLFNKPRVEVKSEGILNNVELRYKNEPARHKLLDMVGDLALAGRPLKAQILAARPGHAANVAFAKKLKKAMRESANNAVPQYDPKLPPVLNINQVSQMLPHRYPFLMIDKIYYLDDTTVCGIKNVTMNEPYFEGHFPGNPVMPGVLQVEAMVQTGGILVLNTVPDPENYWTYFLAIESCRFRKMVLPGDVLTIKCELLAPIKRGIAKMRGEAYVGTTLVCEATMSASIVRKDS
- the lpxA gene encoding acyl-ACP--UDP-N-acetylglucosamine O-acyltransferase translates to MNQPLAYIHPEAKIANNVVIEPFSTIYKDVVIDEGTWIGPNVTIMEGARIGKNCKIFPGAVIAAVPQDLKFAGEKTTVVIGDNTTIRECVTINRGTVDKYKTAIGTNVLLMAYVHIAHDCEIQDHCILANAVQVAGHVSIDEYAFVGGASAVHQFVKIGAHSIISGGSLVRKDVPPYTRAAREPLGYGGINSIGLRRRGFTNEKINEIQEIYRIIYLSGMNNTSALDKIELNMTPSKERDEILRFIRGSERGVMKGFEPS
- a CDS encoding glycosyltransferase family 2 protein; its protein translation is MTKHHDPNPYIAAHAMKKDIKVIIPAFNEQNSIAKVVRDIPKDWVSEIIVVDNNSKDDTRTAAQREGATVLAEDRQGYGYACLRGIAYVSEQQVPPDLIVFMDADYSDYPEELPEVVRPILEDDMELVIGSRALGEKEKGAMTPQQVFGNWLATRLMKLFYGATFTDLGPFRAVTWQALQQINMQDKTYGWTVEMQLKAVKLGLRYTEVPVKYRKRREGVSKVSGTLKGTILAGYKILWTIFRYR
- a CDS encoding cellulose synthase family protein translates to MEILIAIGYLLCLLFIFLFSLGQLHLTWHYLRRLKEKKTGPVMALGEWPAVTIQLPIYNELYVVERLIDAVAKIDYAQDKLEIQVLDDSTDETVALIANKVNQYQKQGINIQHIRRPERKGFKAGALAYGLEIAQGAFIAIFDADFLPAPDFLKKTIPHFSHEKVGVVQTRWGHVNKDYSLLTRLQAFGLDGHFTIEQGGRSHAGSFINFNGTGGIWRKTCILDAGGWSDDTLTEDLDLSYRAQMKGWEFTYLEEVEAPAELPILMPAIKSQQFRWNKGAAECARKHLLHIFQENPLRKTGWVNRMHAVMHLFNSSVFLFLLLGAILSVPMLFIKQQHPYLNTFFKLGAVFVIGFFSIGIFYWIATSRIIKERKLWYFVRHYPLFLIITMGLSLHNAWAVAEGLLGFKSPFLRTPKFNVNNVQGEWKKNVYLNYKVSPITWLELLLALYFIFGMVSAFFVADYGMLLFHSMLAIGFAAVAIYSFIAPKHA
- the lpxD gene encoding UDP-3-O-(3-hydroxymyristoyl)glucosamine N-acyltransferase; translated protein: MEFSIDYIANLLNGEVEGDGSVKISQLGKIEDAQAGAISFLSNPKYESSIYSTHASAVIVNKEFHPKKQINTTLIRVDDPYLSFTALLEEYHKLINSQKTGVEEPAFISENAEVGQDTYRGAFSYIGAHCKIGNNVKIYPHAYIGDNVQIGDYSIIHSGVKIYAGCIVGSHCVIHAGAVIGSDGFGFAPQPDGSYKTIPQVGNVVIGHHVDIGANTTIDCATLESTIIGNGVKLDNLIQIAHNVEIGDNTVIAAQAGVSGSTKIGKNCVLAGQVGVVGHLKIGDNSKVGAQAGVGKSLPPGSIELGSPSFDRSKYLRVYASFKNLPDLVARIQQLEKKVLTLSGSESEE